A part of Streptomyces sp. NBC_01235 genomic DNA contains:
- a CDS encoding urease subunit alpha, with product MPEISRAAYADLFGPTTGDRIRLADTDLLIEIEEDRSGGPGLAGEEAVFGGGKVIRESMGQSRATRADGTPDTVITGAVIVDHWGVVKADVGIRDGRITGIGKAGNPDTMDGVHPDLVIGPETEIIAGNGRILTAGAVDAHVHFICPQIADEALSAGVTTLVGGGTGPAEGSKATTVTPGPWHLARMLEAMEQYPLNIGFLGKGNTVSQDAMLSQIRGGALGLKLHEDWGSTPAVIDASLTVADRTGIQVAIHTDTLNEAGFVGDTLAAIAGRGIHAYHTEGAGGGHAPDIMTVVSEPHVLPSSTNPTRPYTVNTAEEHLDMLMVCHHLNAAVPEDLAFAESRIRPSTIGAEDVLHDLGAISIISSDAQAMGRVGEVVMRTWQTAHVMKRRRGALPDDGRADNHRVRRYIAKYTINPALAQGLAREIGSVEGGKLADLVLWEPAFFGVKPHLVIKGGQIAYAQMGDANASIPTPQPILPRPMYGAIGRAPASNSFNFVAPLAIEDGLPERLQLGKKFVAIDSTRGVTKADMRENDARPRVQVDPDSFAVHIDGELVEATPAAELPMAQRYFLF from the coding sequence ATGCCTGAGATCTCGCGTGCCGCGTACGCCGATCTGTTCGGCCCGACGACCGGCGACCGCATCCGGCTCGCCGACACCGACCTGCTGATCGAGATCGAGGAGGACCGCAGCGGCGGTCCCGGACTCGCCGGTGAGGAGGCGGTCTTCGGCGGCGGCAAGGTCATCCGTGAGTCCATGGGGCAGTCGCGCGCCACGCGCGCGGACGGCACGCCCGACACCGTCATCACGGGCGCGGTCATCGTCGACCACTGGGGGGTGGTCAAGGCCGACGTCGGCATCCGCGACGGGCGGATCACCGGCATCGGCAAGGCCGGCAACCCCGACACGATGGACGGCGTCCACCCGGACCTGGTCATCGGCCCGGAGACCGAGATCATCGCCGGCAACGGGCGGATCCTGACGGCCGGCGCGGTCGACGCGCACGTCCACTTCATCTGTCCGCAGATCGCCGACGAGGCGCTGTCCGCGGGTGTCACCACGCTGGTCGGCGGCGGCACCGGGCCGGCCGAGGGCTCGAAGGCGACCACCGTGACGCCGGGCCCCTGGCACCTCGCGCGCATGCTGGAGGCGATGGAGCAGTATCCGCTGAACATCGGGTTCCTCGGCAAGGGCAACACCGTCTCGCAGGACGCGATGCTGTCCCAGATCCGGGGCGGGGCGCTGGGCCTGAAGCTGCACGAGGACTGGGGCTCGACCCCGGCCGTCATCGACGCCTCGCTGACCGTCGCCGACCGGACGGGCATCCAGGTCGCGATCCACACGGACACGCTGAACGAGGCCGGGTTCGTGGGCGACACCCTCGCCGCGATCGCCGGACGCGGCATCCACGCGTACCACACCGAGGGCGCGGGCGGCGGGCATGCCCCGGACATCATGACCGTCGTCTCGGAGCCGCACGTGCTGCCGAGCTCGACCAACCCGACGCGGCCCTACACGGTGAACACCGCCGAGGAACACCTCGACATGCTGATGGTGTGCCACCACCTCAACGCGGCGGTCCCGGAGGACCTGGCGTTCGCCGAGTCCCGGATCCGGCCGTCGACGATCGGTGCCGAGGACGTCCTGCACGACCTCGGCGCGATCTCGATCATCTCCTCCGACGCACAGGCCATGGGCCGGGTCGGCGAGGTCGTCATGCGGACCTGGCAGACGGCGCACGTGATGAAGCGGCGCAGGGGCGCGCTGCCCGACGACGGCAGGGCCGACAACCACCGGGTGCGCCGTTACATCGCCAAGTACACGATCAACCCGGCGCTCGCGCAGGGCCTGGCCCGGGAGATCGGCTCGGTCGAGGGCGGCAAGCTCGCCGACCTCGTGCTGTGGGAGCCGGCGTTCTTCGGCGTCAAGCCGCACCTCGTCATCAAGGGCGGGCAGATCGCGTACGCGCAGATGGGCGACGCCAACGCGTCGATCCCGACCCCGCAGCCGATCCTGCCGCGTCCGATGTACGGCGCGATAGGGCGGGCGCCGGCCTCGAACTCCTTCAACTTCGTCGCTCCGCTGGCGATCGAGGACGGCCTGCCGGAACGGCTCCAGTTGGGCAAGAAGTTCGTCGCCATCGACTCCACGCGCGGGGTGACCAAGGCGGACATGCGGGAGAACGACGCCCGGCCGCGCGTCCAGGTCGATCCCGACAGCTTCGCCGTGCACATCGACGGGGAGCTCGTCGAGGCGACTCCGGCCGCCGAACTGCCCATGGCCCAGCGGTACTTCCTGTTCTGA
- a CDS encoding urease subunit beta has translation MIPGEILFADEPVFYNEGREVTGLTVLNAADRPVQVGSHYHFAEANPGLEFDRAAARGKRLNVAAGTAVRFEPGIPVDVELVPLAGARVVPGLRGETGGALDA, from the coding sequence ATGATTCCCGGAGAGATCCTGTTCGCGGACGAGCCCGTCTTCTACAACGAGGGCCGCGAGGTCACCGGCCTGACCGTTCTCAACGCCGCCGACCGGCCCGTCCAGGTCGGCTCCCACTACCACTTCGCCGAGGCCAACCCGGGCCTGGAGTTCGACCGCGCCGCCGCGCGCGGCAAGCGGCTGAACGTCGCCGCCGGCACCGCCGTGCGCTTCGAGCCCGGGATCCCCGTCGACGTCGAACTCGTCCCCCTCGCCGGTGCCCGTGTCGTGCCCGGGCTGCGCGGGGAGACCGGAGGTGCCCTCGATGCCTGA
- a CDS encoding urease subunit gamma yields MQLTPHEQERLLIHVAADVAEKRRARGLKLNHPEAVALITSHILEGARDGRTVAELMSSGRKLLTRDDVMEGIPEMIHDVQVEATFPDGTKLVTVHDPIV; encoded by the coding sequence GTGCAACTGACCCCGCACGAGCAGGAGAGGCTGCTGATCCACGTGGCGGCCGATGTCGCCGAGAAGCGCCGGGCCCGCGGGCTCAAGCTCAACCACCCGGAGGCCGTGGCCCTCATCACGTCGCACATCCTCGAGGGCGCGCGTGACGGCCGCACGGTCGCCGAGCTCATGTCATCCGGCCGCAAGCTGCTCACCCGCGACGACGTCATGGAGGGCATCCCCGAGATGATCCACGACGTCCAGGTCGAGGCCACCTTCCCGGACGGCACCAAGCTCGTCACCGTCCACGACCCGATCGTCTGA
- a CDS encoding type II toxin-antitoxin system Phd/YefM family antitoxin, with protein sequence MAYEIPVTQARAELADLINRVVYGGERVVVTRHGKPLVALVSAADLERLDELDRPAEEPVISSVSALREAASAPREQQRFGIAAEHRGANPS encoded by the coding sequence ATGGCCTACGAGATTCCGGTGACGCAAGCCAGGGCTGAACTCGCCGACCTGATCAACCGCGTCGTGTACGGCGGCGAGCGCGTCGTCGTGACCCGGCACGGCAAGCCCCTCGTCGCCCTCGTCTCCGCCGCCGACCTGGAGCGACTCGACGAACTGGACCGGCCCGCGGAGGAGCCGGTGATCAGCTCGGTCTCCGCGTTGCGCGAGGCCGCGTCCGCTCCCCGCGAACAGCAGCGGTTCGGGATCGCGGCGGAACACCGGGGGGCGAACCCCTCATAG
- a CDS encoding ATP-dependent Clp protease proteolytic subunit, whose protein sequence is MTRPSARYVLPEFTERTSSGTRTMDPYSKLLEERIVFLGTPIDDTSANDVMAQFMYLEYKDPDRDIALYINSPGGSFSAMTALYDTIRYVTCDVETTCLGQAGSSAAVLLAAGTPGKRFALPGARMTIRQPSLPEPVEGQASDLAIQADELGRTRATLEEMLVRHTGRTPEQVTADIERDKFLSAQEAVEYGLVDGIIPSRKASAGAHGGR, encoded by the coding sequence ATGACCCGACCGTCCGCCCGCTACGTCCTGCCCGAGTTCACCGAGCGCACCAGCTCCGGGACCCGGACGATGGATCCGTACTCGAAGCTGCTGGAAGAGCGGATCGTCTTCCTGGGGACGCCGATCGACGACACCTCGGCGAACGACGTGATGGCCCAGTTCATGTACCTCGAGTACAAGGACCCGGACCGGGACATCGCGCTGTACATCAACTCCCCTGGCGGCTCGTTCAGCGCGATGACGGCCCTGTACGACACGATCCGGTACGTCACCTGCGACGTGGAGACGACCTGTCTGGGCCAGGCGGGATCGTCCGCCGCGGTACTCCTGGCGGCGGGCACGCCGGGCAAGCGGTTCGCGCTGCCGGGCGCGCGGATGACGATCCGCCAGCCGTCGCTGCCCGAGCCCGTCGAGGGACAGGCCAGTGATCTCGCCATCCAGGCCGACGAGCTGGGGCGCACCCGGGCCACCCTGGAGGAGATGCTCGTCCGGCACACCGGGCGGACGCCGGAGCAGGTCACCGCCGACATCGAACGGGACAAGTTCCTCTCCGCCCAGGAGGCCGTGGAGTACGGCCTGGTGGACGGCATCATCCCCAGCCGCAAGGCCTCGGCCGGCGCCCACGGCGGGAGGTGA
- a CDS encoding C40 family peptidase, translated as MTALNRVPSLMVRAGTASAFAIAAVGGSVVVPGLAPDAAAATPATKALQIAASKKGAPYKYGATGPKRFDCSGLTLYSYKKAGKSLPRTAAQQYNKTKHISASSRKAGDLVFFHSGSNVYHVGIYAGNGKIWHSPKTGDVVKLQKIWTKSVWYGRVR; from the coding sequence ATGACTGCGCTCAATCGTGTCCCGTCGCTCATGGTCCGGGCCGGTACGGCCTCGGCCTTCGCCATCGCCGCCGTGGGCGGCTCGGTCGTGGTCCCCGGGCTGGCCCCCGACGCCGCGGCCGCCACACCGGCGACGAAGGCGCTCCAGATCGCGGCGTCCAAGAAGGGCGCTCCGTACAAGTACGGGGCCACCGGGCCGAAGAGGTTCGACTGCTCCGGGCTCACGCTGTACTCGTACAAGAAGGCGGGCAAGAGCCTGCCCCGGACGGCGGCCCAGCAGTACAACAAGACGAAGCACATCTCGGCGTCGAGCCGCAAGGCGGGCGACCTGGTGTTCTTCCACTCGGGTTCGAACGTGTACCACGTCGGGATCTACGCGGGTAACGGCAAGATCTGGCACTCGCCGAAGACCGGGGACGTGGTGAAGCTGCAGAAGATCTGGACCAAGAGCGTCTGGTACGGCCGGGTCCGCTGA
- a CDS encoding ATP-binding protein, producing MADHLEASVTLPSDPASVSTARGFVAVTLGEWGLAADTEAADAVRLIVSELATNAVQHTFGQSPTFTVDLVLDRDEHLRIGVTDSHPRFPKRLPAAVQQDNGRGMVIIRWLTAERGGKLRVRPTREGGKTVTVELPWTVPAAEPVAGALAAPAEGEAPGR from the coding sequence ATGGCAGATCACCTGGAAGCATCCGTCACTCTGCCGAGCGATCCCGCCTCGGTCTCCACGGCCCGCGGCTTCGTGGCCGTGACCCTCGGGGAGTGGGGTCTGGCGGCGGACACGGAGGCGGCCGACGCCGTTCGGCTGATCGTCTCAGAACTCGCCACCAACGCCGTACAGCACACCTTCGGGCAGTCGCCCACCTTCACGGTGGACCTCGTCCTCGACCGTGACGAGCACTTGCGCATCGGCGTCACCGACAGCCACCCACGCTTCCCCAAACGACTGCCGGCCGCCGTCCAGCAGGACAACGGCCGAGGCATGGTGATCATTCGCTGGCTGACCGCCGAACGTGGCGGCAAGCTCAGAGTGCGGCCCACGCGGGAGGGTGGCAAGACGGTCACCGTGGAACTTCCGTGGACCGTCCCGGCTGCGGAGCCGGTGGCCGGAGCCCTGGCGGCTCCGGCGGAGGGCGAGGCCCCGGGGCGGTGA
- a CDS encoding helix-turn-helix domain-containing protein, with protein MQHGPAVRRRKLGAELRTLRARAGLTSGEAARLVGWHQSKVSRIETGTSGSKPADVRLLLDAYGVADPQLRELMLALAGAEESGGRDHWWHAYRGVLPPTYRDFISLESQASAMRTLETSVVPGLLQTPEYARAVTSAAVEGVDEEQLDALVEVRLARQDVLRARPPLELSAVLDEAVLRREVGGPEVMARQLGRLVEAARLPQVSLQVLPFAAGAHIGVTGPFVIFSFSRTSDLDVVVLDHLTSSLYLERKEDLQAYTEAFNALRAHALSPGDSSDYIAAIADGA; from the coding sequence ATGCAACACGGTCCCGCGGTGCGCCGCCGGAAGCTGGGCGCCGAACTGCGCACTCTGCGCGCCCGGGCGGGCCTCACCAGTGGCGAGGCGGCCCGGCTCGTGGGCTGGCACCAGTCCAAGGTGAGCCGCATCGAGACCGGCACCAGTGGGTCAAAACCGGCCGATGTGCGTTTACTCCTGGACGCCTACGGGGTGGCCGATCCGCAGCTGCGGGAGCTGATGCTGGCGCTGGCCGGCGCCGAGGAAAGCGGCGGTCGGGACCACTGGTGGCACGCCTACCGCGGGGTGCTGCCGCCCACCTACCGGGACTTCATCAGCCTGGAGTCCCAGGCGAGCGCGATGCGCACACTGGAGACGAGTGTGGTACCGGGCCTGTTGCAGACACCCGAGTACGCACGCGCGGTGACCAGCGCCGCGGTGGAGGGCGTCGACGAGGAGCAGCTCGACGCCCTGGTGGAGGTGCGGCTGGCCCGACAGGACGTGCTGCGCGCGCGACCGCCGCTGGAGCTGAGCGCGGTGCTGGACGAGGCGGTGCTGCGGCGGGAGGTGGGCGGACCCGAGGTGATGGCGCGTCAGCTCGGTCGGCTCGTGGAGGCCGCCCGGCTGCCCCAAGTGAGCCTCCAGGTCCTGCCGTTCGCCGCCGGGGCGCATATCGGCGTAACCGGCCCTTTCGTTATATTCTCATTTTCGCGCACTTCTGATCTGGATGTGGTTGTTCTCGACCACTTGACGAGTAGCCTCTATCTCGAACGGAAAGAAGACCTCCAGGCCTACACCGAGGCCTTCAATGCCCTTCGGGCGCACGCCCTTTCGCCCGGGGACTCATCGGATTACATCGCCGCGATAGCCGACGGCGCGTAA
- a CDS encoding DUF397 domain-containing protein, whose protein sequence is MSALPRNVPSSTDPDDLPEARWLRSSYSTGANNCVETARPASGPWSGLLAVRDSKDPAGPALLFSPESWTGFTAAFR, encoded by the coding sequence ATGTCCGCACTACCGCGGAACGTACCTTCCAGTACCGATCCCGACGATCTCCCGGAAGCGCGGTGGCTGCGCAGCAGCTACAGCACGGGAGCGAACAACTGCGTCGAGACGGCCCGGCCGGCCTCCGGCCCCTGGTCCGGCCTGCTCGCCGTACGCGACTCCAAGGACCCGGCCGGACCCGCCCTGCTCTTCTCCCCCGAGAGCTGGACGGGCTTCACGGCCGCGTTCCGCTGA
- a CDS encoding 8-amino-7-oxononanoate synthase produces the protein MAFGWIDEQAELRRRAGLVRTLRPRPADSPLLDLASNDYLGLARHPEVVAGAAAAATTWGGGATGSRLVTGTTELHGELERELAEHCGFEAALVFSSGYAANLAAVTALAPHGSLIVSDAGNHASLIDGCRLARGTTQVVGHADPDAVRKALGTHQGPAVAVSDTVFSVDGDAAPLAALAAACREHGAGLVVDDAHGLGVLGDGGRGAPYAAGLAGADDVVVTVTLSKSLGSQGGAVLGPARVIDHLVNAARTFIFDTGLAPAAAGAALAALRLLRGEPQRAARARAVAGELYSRLTAAGLEAVRPDAAVVSVRAPSPEEAVRWAADCRSAGLAVGCFRPPSVPDGISRLRLTARADLSGAELERAVRVIDETRP, from the coding sequence ATGGCGTTCGGCTGGATCGACGAGCAGGCGGAGCTGCGCCGCCGGGCCGGACTCGTACGGACACTGCGGCCCCGCCCGGCCGACTCGCCGCTCCTCGATCTCGCGAGCAACGACTACCTGGGCCTGGCCCGGCACCCCGAGGTCGTGGCGGGCGCCGCGGCGGCCGCCACGACCTGGGGCGGGGGCGCGACCGGCTCCCGGCTCGTGACCGGCACCACCGAGCTGCACGGTGAGCTGGAGCGGGAGCTCGCGGAGCACTGCGGGTTCGAGGCGGCCCTCGTCTTCTCCTCCGGGTACGCGGCCAATCTCGCCGCCGTCACCGCGCTGGCCCCGCACGGCTCGCTGATCGTCTCCGACGCGGGCAACCACGCCTCGCTCATCGACGGCTGCCGGCTGGCCCGCGGCACCACCCAGGTCGTCGGGCACGCCGACCCGGACGCCGTGCGCAAGGCGCTCGGCACGCACCAGGGCCCGGCCGTGGCCGTCTCCGACACGGTCTTCTCCGTCGACGGCGACGCCGCCCCGCTGGCCGCCCTGGCGGCCGCCTGCCGGGAGCACGGCGCCGGACTGGTCGTCGACGACGCCCACGGCCTCGGCGTGCTCGGGGACGGCGGCCGGGGCGCCCCGTACGCGGCGGGTCTCGCGGGCGCCGACGACGTCGTCGTCACGGTCACGCTGTCGAAGTCGCTCGGCAGCCAGGGCGGAGCCGTCCTGGGCCCCGCGCGCGTGATCGACCATCTGGTGAACGCGGCCCGCACGTTCATCTTCGACACGGGCCTGGCCCCGGCGGCGGCGGGTGCGGCGCTGGCCGCCCTCAGGCTGCTGCGCGGGGAGCCGCAGCGCGCGGCACGCGCGCGTGCGGTGGCGGGCGAGCTGTACTCCAGGCTGACGGCCGCGGGTCTGGAAGCGGTGCGTCCGGACGCCGCGGTCGTCTCCGTGCGTGCGCCGTCCCCGGAGGAGGCCGTGCGATGGGCGGCGGACTGCCGGTCGGCAGGCCTGGCCGTGGGCTGTTTCCGTCCTCCCTCCGTGCCCGACGGCATCTCACGCCTCAGGCTGACCGCCCGAGCGGACCTCTCCGGGGCCGAGCTGGAACGCGCTGTACGGGTGATCGACGAGACACGACCATGA
- the bioB gene encoding biotin synthase BioB, translated as MDLLNTLVDKGLRRELPTREEALAVLATSDDDVLDVVAAAGKVRRHWFGRRVKLNYLVNLKSGLCPEDCSYCSQRLGSTAGILKYTWLKPDEASQAAAAGLAGGAKRVCLVASGRGPTDRDVDRVSETIRAIKDGNEGVEVCACLGLLSDGQAERLREAGADAYNHNLNTSESTYGEITTTHTYADRVDTVQKAHAAGLSACSGLIAGMGETDEDLVDVVFSLRALDPDSVPVNFLIPVEGTPLAKEWNLTPQRCLRILAMVRFVCPDAEVRIAGGREVHLRTLQPLALHLANSIFLGDYLTTEGQAGKADLEMIADAGFEVEGAGEITLPEHRVTAGGGCGSPEGAGGCGSHESAGCGSHEGGGVCGTASAAAAALADNEPRTDLVAVRRRGAGTDLAPNA; from the coding sequence ATGGACCTGCTGAACACGCTGGTGGACAAGGGGCTTCGGCGCGAGCTGCCGACCCGCGAGGAAGCTCTGGCCGTCCTCGCCACTTCCGACGACGACGTGCTGGACGTGGTGGCCGCGGCCGGAAAGGTGCGCCGGCACTGGTTCGGGCGACGGGTGAAACTCAACTACCTCGTCAACCTGAAGTCGGGGCTGTGCCCCGAGGACTGCTCCTACTGCTCCCAGCGCCTCGGCTCCACCGCCGGGATCCTCAAGTACACCTGGCTCAAGCCGGACGAGGCCTCCCAGGCCGCCGCGGCGGGGCTCGCCGGCGGGGCCAAGCGGGTCTGCCTGGTGGCGTCCGGGCGCGGTCCGACGGACCGGGACGTCGACCGGGTCTCCGAGACCATCAGGGCGATCAAGGACGGGAACGAGGGCGTCGAGGTGTGCGCCTGTCTGGGCCTGCTCTCCGACGGCCAGGCCGAGCGGCTGCGCGAGGCGGGCGCGGACGCCTACAACCACAACCTGAACACGTCCGAGTCGACGTACGGGGAGATCACGACCACGCACACGTACGCCGACCGGGTGGACACGGTGCAGAAGGCGCACGCGGCCGGCCTGTCGGCGTGCTCGGGTCTGATCGCCGGCATGGGCGAGACGGACGAGGACCTCGTCGACGTGGTCTTCTCGCTGCGCGCGCTGGACCCCGACTCGGTGCCGGTCAACTTCCTCATCCCGGTCGAGGGCACCCCGCTGGCCAAGGAGTGGAACCTCACCCCGCAGCGCTGTCTGCGGATCCTGGCGATGGTCCGGTTCGTCTGCCCGGACGCCGAGGTACGCATCGCGGGCGGCCGCGAGGTCCACCTCCGAACGCTCCAGCCGCTCGCCCTGCACCTGGCCAACTCGATCTTCCTCGGCGACTACCTCACGACCGAGGGCCAGGCAGGCAAGGCCGACCTGGAGATGATCGCGGACGCCGGGTTCGAGGTGGAGGGCGCGGGCGAGATCACGCTGCCGGAGCATCGGGTGACGGCGGGCGGGGGCTGCGGGTCCCCTGAGGGCGCCGGCGGTTGCGGCTCGCACGAGAGCGCGGGCTGCGGGTCCCACGAGGGGGGTGGCGTGTGCGGCACCGCGTCCGCCGCGGCTGCCGCGCTCGCGGACAACGAGCCCCGTACGGACCTGGTCGCGGTGCGCCGCCGTGGCGCCGGCACCGACCTCGCGCCCAATGCCTGA
- a CDS encoding adenosylmethionine--8-amino-7-oxononanoate transaminase, with protein MPELPVPELLELDRRHVWHPYGPMPGRVDPLVVESASGVRLRMADGSGELVDGMSSWWSAIHGYNHPVLNEAAREQLGRMSHVMFGGLTHEPAVRLAKLLVDMSPDGLEHVFLADSGSVSVEVAVKMCLQYWRSLGRPGKQRLLTWRGGYHGDTWQPMSVCDPEGGMHELWTGVLPRQVFVDPPPVQYEEAYAAQLRAAIERHAHELAAVIVEPVVQGAGGMRFHSPAYLRVLREACDAHDVLLVFDEIATGFGRTGALFASGHAAVTPDVMCVGKALTGGYMTMAATLCTSRVADGISRGEVPVLAHGPTFMGNPLAAAVACASIELLLGQDWLAEVKRLEAGLRDGLAPAAGIPGVRDVRVLGAIGVVQLDHAVDMKAATAAAVREGVWLRPFRDLVYTMPPYVTGDVDVERIARAVCAAAREG; from the coding sequence ATGCCTGAGCTGCCCGTCCCCGAACTCCTGGAGCTGGATCGGCGGCACGTCTGGCATCCGTACGGTCCGATGCCGGGCCGGGTGGACCCGCTCGTCGTGGAGTCGGCGAGCGGGGTGCGGCTGCGCATGGCGGACGGCTCGGGTGAGCTGGTCGACGGCATGTCGTCCTGGTGGTCGGCGATCCACGGCTACAACCACCCGGTGCTGAACGAGGCGGCACGCGAGCAGCTCGGGCGGATGAGCCATGTGATGTTCGGCGGGCTCACGCACGAGCCCGCCGTACGGCTGGCGAAGCTCCTTGTCGACATGTCGCCCGATGGTCTCGAGCATGTCTTCCTCGCCGACTCCGGCTCGGTGTCGGTCGAGGTCGCGGTGAAGATGTGCCTGCAGTACTGGCGTTCGCTGGGCCGCCCGGGCAAGCAGCGGCTGCTGACCTGGCGCGGGGGCTATCACGGCGACACCTGGCAGCCGATGTCGGTGTGCGACCCCGAGGGCGGGATGCACGAGCTGTGGACCGGCGTACTGCCCCGGCAGGTGTTCGTGGATCCGCCTCCGGTGCAGTACGAGGAGGCGTACGCCGCTCAGTTGCGCGCAGCGATCGAGCGGCACGCGCACGAACTGGCCGCGGTGATCGTGGAGCCGGTGGTGCAGGGCGCGGGCGGAATGCGGTTCCACTCCCCCGCGTATCTGCGGGTGCTGCGCGAGGCGTGCGACGCGCACGACGTGCTGCTGGTGTTCGACGAGATCGCGACCGGGTTCGGGCGCACGGGCGCGCTGTTCGCCTCCGGCCACGCGGCGGTGACGCCGGACGTGATGTGCGTGGGCAAGGCGCTGACCGGGGGCTATATGACGATGGCGGCGACCCTGTGCACGTCCCGGGTGGCCGACGGGATCTCGCGGGGCGAGGTGCCGGTGCTGGCTCACGGACCCACGTTCATGGGCAACCCGCTCGCCGCGGCCGTCGCCTGCGCCTCGATCGAGCTGCTGCTCGGGCAGGACTGGCTCGCCGAGGTCAAGCGGCTCGAGGCGGGGTTGCGCGACGGGCTGGCGCCGGCTGCCGGGATCCCCGGTGTGCGGGACGTCCGCGTCCTCGGCGCCATCGGGGTCGTCCAGCTCGACCACGCGGTGGACATGAAGGCCGCCACGGCGGCGGCCGTGCGGGAGGGCGTCTGGCTGCGGCCGTTCCGCGATCTGGTCTACACGATGCCGCCGTACGTCACCGGTGACGTGGACGTGGAACGGATCGCGCGCGCGGTGTGCGCCGCGGCGCGGGAGGGATGA
- the bioD gene encoding dethiobiotin synthase, protein MPILVITGTGTEVGKTVTTAAVAASALAAGRSVAVLKAAQTGVRPDEPGDADEVARLAGTLTTAELARYPEPLAPATAARRAGLAPVRPYEVVEAAQKLAADHDLVLVEGAGGLLVRFDEAGGTLADAAQSLRAPVLVVASAGLGTLNTTELTARELRSRGVELLGVVIGSWPDSPDLASRCNVADLPEVAGAPLLGALPSGAGALVPADFRTAAPGWLAPRLDGTWEAEAFRQRTGSGDREPSGGAGRRTAAVPNQLG, encoded by the coding sequence ATGCCGATCCTGGTGATCACGGGGACGGGCACGGAGGTCGGCAAGACCGTCACGACGGCCGCGGTCGCCGCGTCGGCGCTGGCGGCGGGGCGCTCGGTGGCCGTGCTGAAGGCCGCGCAGACCGGCGTACGGCCGGACGAGCCCGGGGACGCCGACGAGGTCGCGCGGCTCGCGGGCACGCTCACGACGGCCGAACTCGCCCGCTACCCGGAGCCGCTGGCCCCGGCGACGGCGGCGCGCCGCGCGGGCCTGGCGCCGGTGCGGCCGTACGAGGTGGTCGAAGCGGCCCAGAAACTGGCGGCGGACCACGACCTGGTGCTCGTCGAGGGCGCGGGCGGTCTGCTCGTGCGGTTCGACGAGGCGGGCGGGACACTGGCCGACGCCGCTCAGTCGCTGCGGGCGCCGGTGCTGGTGGTGGCCTCGGCGGGGCTCGGCACTCTGAACACGACGGAACTGACGGCCCGTGAACTGCGGTCACGGGGTGTGGAGTTGCTCGGCGTCGTCATCGGCAGCTGGCCCGACTCCCCCGACCTGGCGTCCCGTTGCAATGTCGCGGACCTGCCGGAGGTGGCCGGAGCGCCACTGCTGGGGGCACTGCCCTCGGGGGCGGGCGCGCTCGTTCCCGCCGACTTCCGTACGGCGGCGCCCGGTTGGCTCGCGCCACGACTGGACGGGACGTGGGAGGCGGAGGCGTTTCGGCAGAGGACCGGTTCGGGCGACCGAGAGCCGTCCGGCGGAGCAGGCCGGAGGACGGCCGCGGTGCCGAATCAGCTCGGATGA